In Ignavibacteriales bacterium, the following proteins share a genomic window:
- a CDS encoding thioesterase family protein yields the protein MMAEMQITYRGVVHPWHCDIMGHMNVVWYVSKFDEASWQFASMLGLNNSYFTKKHMGIAALQQNITYTSEIVAGSTVTVRSGVLEMKEKVIRLVHEMRNDTTGEIAAVMVMTVVHFNTRKRKSCPFPKAILKRGRNLLVSYDIKP from the coding sequence ATGATGGCTGAAATGCAAATTACATATCGCGGTGTTGTTCATCCATGGCATTGCGATATTATGGGTCACATGAATGTCGTTTGGTACGTCAGTAAGTTTGATGAAGCGTCCTGGCAGTTTGCTTCAATGCTAGGTTTGAATAATTCATATTTTACAAAAAAACATATGGGCATTGCCGCCCTTCAGCAGAACATAACGTATACATCTGAGATAGTCGCCGGAAGCACGGTGACCGTGCGCTCAGGCGTTCTTGAAATGAAAGAAAAAGTTATACGGCTTGTTCATGAAATGCGTAACGATACAACGGGTGAAATTGCCGCAGTGATGGTGATGACCGTCGTTCATTTTAACACTCGAAAAAGAAAATCTTGTCCGTTTCCAAAAGCAATACTGAAACGCGGAAGAAATCTCCTTGTGTCGTACGATATAAAGCCATAA
- a CDS encoding phosphatase PAP2 family protein: MKQFLFPAILFLSVVIFSSRKSQAQETQNFSTPDSMSMFNKVDLENVQWYTMFANIPRDWERWYDVSFRKERINEWLFIGGLTLATYLTDDITYTPSEKFYHSSTSAKNLSDFCANIGDGTTQFALAGSFGAYGLLFKDQKALRTGSQIVQAVLASGAVIQVLKHITGRESPFVRTTPFGVWKILPNQIDYHRRVPQFDAYPSGHICTSIATVIVIAENYPGAKWIRPAGYAFTTLVGLGMLSNGIHWVSDYPLGLFIGYYFGMLAAHPEGMPVMDSGDGKLKVHILPNITPLGTGVSLTMSF; this comes from the coding sequence ATGAAGCAATTTCTTTTTCCCGCAATTCTTTTTCTCAGTGTAGTCATCTTTAGTTCCCGCAAGAGCCAAGCACAAGAAACACAAAATTTCTCTACGCCCGATTCAATGTCCATGTTCAATAAAGTTGATTTAGAAAATGTTCAATGGTATACAATGTTTGCGAACATTCCGCGCGACTGGGAGCGCTGGTATGATGTTTCTTTCCGGAAAGAGCGCATCAATGAATGGCTTTTCATCGGAGGGCTAACGCTTGCAACGTATCTGACCGATGATATCACGTATACACCGTCAGAAAAATTTTATCACAGTTCAACATCAGCAAAAAATCTGAGCGATTTCTGTGCGAACATCGGCGATGGCACAACGCAGTTTGCGCTTGCCGGATCATTTGGTGCTTATGGTCTCCTCTTCAAAGATCAGAAAGCGCTGCGCACAGGCAGTCAGATTGTACAGGCCGTCCTCGCCTCCGGAGCAGTCATACAAGTGCTCAAACATATTACCGGCCGCGAAAGTCCGTTTGTACGCACGACACCGTTCGGAGTGTGGAAAATTCTGCCAAATCAAATTGATTATCATCGCAGGGTACCTCAATTCGACGCGTATCCATCCGGACATATCTGTACATCTATTGCTACCGTTATTGTCATTGCAGAAAATTATCCGGGCGCAAAATGGATTCGTCCAGCGGGATATGCATTCACCACACTTGTTGGACTTGGTATGCTCAGCAACGGCATTCACTGGGTGAGTGATTACCCTCTCGGATTGTTCATTGGATATTATTTTGGAATGCTTGCCGCACACCCGGAAGGAATGCCGGTCATGGATTCCGGAGATGGAAAACTAAAAGTGCATATCCTTCCAAATATCACACCACTCGGAACAGGTGTCAGCCTGACTATGAGTTTTTGA
- a CDS encoding phosphatase PAP2 family protein yields the protein MPGRIFVIAVLFVLYLAPPTFAQSAVPIMADSSHSSQLNMYIGIGGAVLLTAVMFQYDQQIYDDLYSWKMNNPAIKKVSPIITDLGDGSVSMGLFGGFVGYGLIFKDKKAFEVGKIGLESFLLTGVTVQLFKHLCGRERPSAATRDGGFWHGPFSYIREPKGGKGISSFDAFPSGHTVTGFAAATTISDFYTEPWVSYTCYSLASFVAISRVMESTHWLSDCFVGALIGHYGTKLVEKLNYGSGSITLLPQADEHQYGLLLSVKF from the coding sequence TTGCCCGGCAGAATATTTGTAATCGCAGTTCTTTTTGTGCTGTATCTCGCACCACCAACCTTTGCACAATCCGCAGTGCCGATCATGGCAGATTCCTCTCATTCTTCTCAATTGAATATGTACATCGGCATTGGCGGTGCTGTGCTTTTGACTGCTGTGATGTTTCAGTACGATCAGCAGATTTATGACGATCTGTATAGTTGGAAGATGAACAATCCAGCGATAAAAAAGGTCAGTCCGATTATTACTGATCTTGGTGATGGATCGGTTTCGATGGGATTATTCGGAGGATTTGTCGGATATGGATTGATCTTCAAGGATAAGAAGGCTTTTGAAGTCGGAAAAATCGGTCTTGAATCATTTCTTCTTACCGGCGTGACCGTTCAATTGTTCAAACATCTCTGCGGCCGCGAGCGCCCAAGTGCTGCAACACGTGACGGCGGATTTTGGCATGGGCCATTTTCGTATATACGTGAGCCGAAAGGAGGTAAAGGAATTTCTTCGTTCGACGCTTTTCCGTCCGGACATACTGTAACAGGATTTGCTGCTGCCACGACTATTTCAGATTTTTACACAGAACCATGGGTTTCTTACACATGTTATTCCCTCGCTTCATTCGTTGCTATTAGCAGAGTGATGGAAAGTACACATTGGTTGAGTGATTGCTTTGTTGGAGCACTCATTGGGCACTATGGCACAAAATTGGTTGAGAAATTAAATTATGGTTCCGGCAGTATCACACTTTTACCGCAAGCAGATGAACACCAATACGGATTACTCCTTAGCGTGAAGTTTTAG
- a CDS encoding type 1 glutamine amidotransferase: MNRMNVHYFQHVPFEGLGSIELWMKAKPAKISITKFYKDITYPSIREIDWLIIMGGPMSANDEQTYPWLRAEKKFIAEAIADGKNVLGVCLGAQLIACALGAKVYPNRDREIGWFPIESLVQRKNTNLKNIFPSHLEVFHWHGETFDLPAHAVHLARSEGCDNQAFSIGERVLGLQFHLEVTPLTIKSLTEQCQNDLVPGRYVQSAAEMLSVPSRFHRMNSVMDSLLDHWNNFESKP; the protein is encoded by the coding sequence ATGAACAGAATGAATGTCCATTATTTTCAGCATGTTCCCTTCGAAGGCTTGGGAAGCATAGAGCTATGGATGAAGGCGAAGCCCGCCAAAATTTCTATAACAAAATTTTATAAGGATATCACTTATCCAAGTATTCGCGAAATCGATTGGCTTATCATTATGGGCGGGCCCATGAGTGCGAATGACGAGCAAACGTATCCGTGGCTGCGAGCGGAGAAGAAATTCATTGCTGAGGCAATTGCAGACGGAAAGAATGTTCTCGGTGTGTGTCTTGGTGCCCAGTTAATCGCATGTGCCCTCGGAGCCAAAGTATATCCGAATCGGGACCGGGAAATTGGCTGGTTCCCTATTGAGTCTTTAGTACAGAGGAAAAATACAAACCTAAAAAACATTTTTCCTTCGCATTTGGAAGTTTTTCATTGGCATGGTGAGACATTTGATCTCCCGGCACATGCTGTTCACCTTGCACGGAGCGAAGGTTGCGACAATCAAGCTTTCTCTATCGGTGAACGTGTTTTGGGATTGCAATTTCATCTTGAAGTTACACCGCTCACTATCAAGTCGTTGACAGAACAATGTCAGAACGATCTTGTCCCCGGACGTTATGTGCAGTCCGCTGCCGAGATGCTTTCTGTTCCTTCAAGATTTCATCGCATGAACAGCGTCATGGATTCTCTTCTTGATCATTGGAACAATTTTGAATCCAAACCATAG
- a CDS encoding carboxypeptidase-like regulatory domain-containing protein — protein MKSIAFVIFACLSVSQLFAQPFKGDIVGRVLDGKTQEPLPVVNVQIVEQPTFGTVSDTSGNFTIKGIEVGTYSLKATLVGYEGIIVTNIVVSTGRSTKISIKLNEQAVQVGGVTVNATYFSRNNELSPLSVNNYDRAEVKRQPGSVQDVQRVVQNLPGVASSNDNMNELIVRGGSPSENLTILESMEIPSINHYPNEFNSAGPINMINIDLVEDVQFSAGGFPAQYGDKTSSVMDITIREGDREKGFASNTGFNMAGIGTLMEGRLANGRGSWIFSARQSLLEFIDKLFGMSVISLTAIPKYWDAQTKIVYDLSPNHKLSLNGLYGDSKIYIEGDPKEEKTYLANQTYSSSIEFVDVHSKQYVLGVNLKSLWGKDGYSILSLYTNGTQNNTDVREDFIQHTYGSQGEVVNYKTLSSRDVFDDHSDEAFYALKYELFYRIHPKHELMMGGQIQTTNHWTGMTKFGGDTIRYDRNMDGRFDTIVTTYPGSIGTDLKFGDASRTYAYISDKYHITPELYITLGLRYDYFSYSQQGQISPRGCIAYELLPTTTLSLALGQYWQEQPLPYYSDYRNIGYNKHLANAEADHIVLGLQHILDDGIKLSVETYYKKFKNIGVTENFIRSFLDSTFWSDKNFALGKRTSYGLEFLLQKKQVTNYYGTVSVSLSKTVDDDPRLGKEGGTYPSQYDYPVIINLVGGKIVKGVRSWLDNQIFFIKYPSYILPFSDEMEISFKYRYQTGGPYTPRERTTFRQYREGGVKWSQYSWLASNDINSARYPDYSRLDIEWISRFYMQNWNINVYIALMNVFDTKNVFFYNYRSDGTVGVTYQFGFFPVGGIEIEF, from the coding sequence ATGAAATCTATCGCATTTGTCATATTCGCCTGCCTTAGTGTATCCCAACTCTTCGCACAACCGTTTAAAGGTGACATCGTTGGACGTGTTTTAGATGGAAAAACTCAGGAACCCTTGCCTGTTGTCAACGTACAGATTGTGGAACAACCAACCTTTGGTACTGTCTCGGACACCTCCGGAAATTTCACTATCAAAGGAATTGAAGTCGGCACATACAGCCTCAAAGCAACTCTTGTTGGATATGAAGGTATCATTGTAACGAACATTGTGGTGTCCACCGGACGCAGCACAAAAATCTCCATCAAGCTCAACGAACAGGCGGTACAAGTTGGCGGTGTAACAGTGAACGCGACATACTTCAGCCGCAACAATGAATTAAGTCCACTGAGTGTAAATAATTATGACCGTGCCGAAGTGAAGCGTCAGCCGGGTTCGGTGCAGGATGTCCAGCGTGTCGTGCAGAATCTACCCGGTGTCGCAAGTTCAAATGACAACATGAATGAATTGATCGTTCGAGGTGGTTCTCCCAGCGAAAACCTTACTATTCTGGAATCTATGGAAATCCCCTCCATCAACCATTATCCCAATGAATTTAATTCCGCGGGTCCGATCAACATGATTAATATCGATCTCGTGGAAGATGTACAATTTTCCGCCGGCGGATTTCCGGCCCAGTATGGCGACAAAACATCTTCTGTCATGGATATCACGATTCGTGAAGGAGACAGGGAAAAAGGTTTTGCATCTAATACCGGATTCAATATGGCCGGAATTGGCACCTTAATGGAAGGGCGGTTAGCCAATGGTAGGGGCTCGTGGATCTTCTCCGCTCGTCAGAGTTTACTGGAATTTATAGATAAACTTTTTGGTATGTCCGTTATTTCGTTAACAGCTATTCCCAAATATTGGGATGCGCAAACAAAAATTGTGTACGACCTCTCTCCCAATCATAAATTGTCATTGAATGGTCTTTATGGTGACAGTAAAATCTATATCGAAGGAGATCCAAAGGAGGAAAAAACATACTTAGCAAATCAAACATATTCATCCAGTATTGAATTTGTCGATGTCCACAGCAAGCAGTATGTTCTCGGTGTGAATTTAAAAAGTCTGTGGGGGAAAGATGGATATTCAATTCTCTCCTTATATACAAACGGTACTCAAAACAATACAGATGTCCGGGAAGATTTTATTCAGCATACCTACGGATCACAAGGCGAGGTAGTCAATTATAAAACTCTCTCTTCTCGCGATGTATTCGATGATCATTCCGATGAAGCATTCTATGCACTGAAATATGAACTATTCTATCGCATCCATCCAAAACACGAGTTGATGATGGGCGGTCAGATTCAGACAACTAACCATTGGACCGGCATGACAAAATTCGGCGGAGATACCATTCGATATGACAGAAATATGGACGGCCGTTTTGATACAATAGTAACAACTTATCCTGGTTCTATCGGAACTGACTTAAAATTCGGCGATGCAAGCAGAACATATGCATATATCAGCGACAAATATCATATTACACCCGAGCTGTATATTACACTTGGATTACGGTACGATTATTTTTCCTATTCCCAACAAGGGCAAATTAGTCCTCGCGGCTGCATAGCCTATGAACTTCTTCCAACGACAACGCTCTCGCTTGCGCTCGGACAATACTGGCAAGAACAACCACTTCCCTATTACAGTGATTATCGAAACATCGGATATAATAAACATCTTGCCAATGCTGAAGCTGATCATATTGTGCTCGGCCTTCAGCATATTCTGGACGACGGAATAAAGTTGAGCGTGGAGACATACTATAAAAAGTTTAAGAATATTGGTGTCACGGAAAATTTTATTCGTTCTTTTCTCGATTCGACTTTTTGGTCCGATAAGAACTTTGCACTCGGTAAAAGGACTTCGTACGGTTTAGAATTTCTCCTTCAGAAAAAACAGGTTACAAATTACTATGGAACGGTCAGCGTTTCACTTTCGAAAACAGTTGATGATGATCCGCGATTGGGAAAAGAAGGCGGAACGTATCCTTCTCAATATGATTACCCCGTCATTATCAATCTCGTCGGAGGCAAGATTGTAAAAGGAGTTCGCTCATGGCTCGACAATCAAATATTCTTTATCAAATATCCATCGTACATTTTACCATTCTCCGACGAAATGGAAATCAGCTTTAAATATCGGTACCAGACAGGTGGCCCATATACTCCTCGAGAGCGCACTACTTTTAGACAATACCGAGAAGGGGGAGTCAAGTGGTCACAATATAGTTGGCTTGCATCGAACGATATCAACTCAGCTCGATACCCTGATTACAGTAGGTTGGATATCGAATGGATCAGCCGGTTTTACATGCAGAATTGGAACATCAATGTGTATATCGCCCTTATGAATGTATTTGACACAAAAAATGTCTTCTTTTATAATTACCGCAGTGATGGTACTGTTGGAGTAACATATCAGTTCGGCTTTTTCCCTGTCGGAGGTATCGAGATAGAATTTTAA